One segment of Nocardiopsis exhalans DNA contains the following:
- a CDS encoding DUF6409 family protein, producing the protein MTNTATQAPAAGQFVLAHVWSNGSRSETAKRGVVLGPWFTIPENSHQLIWFPEMGAPAAGESVQPIEDEHIIPTWDAAHLDSAPVAQVAEYHRQISEAPTMGQEWERVRADVLPMLESRLQERADG; encoded by the coding sequence ATGACCAACACCGCCACCCAGGCCCCCGCCGCCGGTCAGTTCGTTCTCGCCCACGTCTGGAGCAACGGCAGCCGCAGCGAAACGGCCAAGCGCGGCGTGGTTCTCGGCCCCTGGTTCACGATCCCCGAGAACAGCCACCAGCTGATCTGGTTCCCCGAGATGGGAGCGCCCGCCGCAGGCGAGAGCGTCCAGCCCATCGAGGACGAGCACATTATCCCCACGTGGGACGCGGCCCACCTGGACAGCGCCCCCGTGGCTCAGGTGGCCGAGTACCACCGTCAGATCAGCGAAGCCCCGACGATGGGCCAGGAGTGGGAGCGCGTGCGCGCGGACGTTCTGCCCATGCTGGAAAGCCGTTTGCAGGAGCGCGCGGACGGTTAG
- a CDS encoding nuclease-related domain-containing protein: MSHTLARAELPALIALSLVFGLVGGILAGVLISPAVGAVVGVVLALLVSIVVRRRAASYRWRLGARGERRTAWRLNRLRRDGWVVFHDLSLPGSSANVDHLVIGEPGIFLVDSKYRRGAVRFGGRDGWIRIGKAGGPLLVRSTQWESKEVSRVLSHGLGHRVNVTALLAVHVPNSRFPSWRKFSASGVRIMSAKAVVPWLRERPRMFSTDDVAAAAAVVRERLPAYRQR; the protein is encoded by the coding sequence ATGTCTCACACGTTGGCTCGGGCAGAGCTACCCGCATTGATCGCCCTTTCCTTGGTCTTCGGCCTCGTCGGTGGAATCCTCGCGGGCGTCCTAATCTCTCCGGCCGTGGGCGCTGTCGTGGGCGTGGTCCTGGCGCTCCTGGTGTCTATCGTGGTTCGGCGTCGCGCCGCCTCGTATCGGTGGCGTTTGGGCGCACGCGGGGAACGACGTACGGCGTGGCGTCTTAACCGGCTCCGTCGGGATGGCTGGGTGGTGTTCCATGATCTGTCGCTCCCCGGTTCCTCTGCCAATGTTGATCACCTGGTGATCGGGGAACCTGGGATCTTTCTGGTGGACTCGAAGTATCGCCGTGGCGCGGTCCGGTTTGGTGGCCGTGATGGCTGGATCCGGATTGGTAAGGCTGGTGGCCCGTTGCTTGTTCGCTCGACACAGTGGGAATCAAAGGAGGTGTCCCGGGTGCTCTCCCATGGACTCGGGCATCGGGTGAACGTGACGGCGCTCCTCGCGGTGCATGTGCCGAATTCGAGGTTTCCGAGTTGGCGCAAGTTTTCGGCCTCGGGTGTTCGGATCATGTCCGCGAAAGCGGTGGTTCCCTGGCTCCGTGAGCGGCCTCGGATGTTCTCCACAGATGACGTGGCGGCTGCTGCGGCGGTGGTCCGCGAACGGCTCCCCGCGTACCGGCAACGGTGA
- a CDS encoding DUF3560 domain-containing protein: MIEINHDREQGTLVEGTAKGDGTGPILKAEGFRFSRNLGAWYVPHSRRKAAKTWVINPAADKLRAAGHEVSVTIDNTTPAATSFAEHEAASYDRAEDRAERYAERGERATGHAQALEAEAKKRADAIPFGQPILIGHHSEKRDRRYREGIGRKFDQSAQEAGRGRYWKERAQAAQGYRSGRENLGVTLRRIEKLEAEERRIERNLARTSNEDYRDRLTADLAETNEQLAYWREAVAEAEANGAKVWRKEDFAKGDYVRCHGTWWEVLRVNPKSVTIPHSHTGIGEPIMNKERAKSRRMGEFTDKVPYDKVTGRMSAEEAVPLLAATAKPQE, translated from the coding sequence GTGATCGAGATCAACCACGACCGCGAACAGGGAACCCTGGTCGAGGGCACCGCCAAGGGCGACGGAACCGGCCCCATCCTGAAGGCGGAAGGATTCCGCTTCTCCCGCAACCTCGGCGCCTGGTACGTGCCCCACTCGCGCCGCAAGGCCGCCAAGACGTGGGTCATCAACCCCGCCGCCGACAAGCTGCGCGCGGCCGGACACGAGGTCAGCGTCACCATCGACAACACCACCCCGGCCGCGACATCGTTCGCCGAGCACGAGGCCGCCAGCTACGACCGCGCCGAGGACCGCGCCGAGCGCTACGCCGAGCGCGGCGAGCGCGCCACCGGCCACGCCCAGGCCTTGGAGGCCGAAGCCAAGAAGCGCGCGGACGCCATCCCGTTCGGTCAGCCGATCCTGATCGGCCACCACAGCGAGAAGCGTGACCGTCGTTACCGAGAGGGCATCGGCCGCAAGTTCGACCAGTCCGCCCAGGAGGCCGGGCGTGGACGCTACTGGAAAGAGCGCGCCCAGGCCGCCCAGGGCTACCGGTCCGGCCGCGAGAACCTCGGCGTGACCCTGCGCCGAATCGAGAAGCTGGAGGCCGAGGAGCGCCGCATTGAGCGCAACTTGGCGCGGACGAGCAATGAGGACTACCGGGACCGACTCACGGCCGATCTCGCCGAGACCAACGAGCAGTTGGCCTACTGGCGAGAGGCGGTCGCCGAGGCCGAGGCCAACGGCGCCAAGGTCTGGCGTAAGGAGGACTTCGCCAAGGGCGACTACGTCCGTTGCCATGGCACCTGGTGGGAAGTGCTGCGCGTCAACCCCAAGTCGGTGACGATCCCCCACAGCCACACCGGAATCGGTGAGCCCATCATGAACAAGGAGCGCGCCAAGAGCAGGCGCATGGGTGAGTTCACCGACAAGGTGCCCTACGACAAGGTCACCGGCCGGATGAGCGCCGAGGAGGCCGTCCCGCTGCTGGCCGCCACCGCCAAGCCGCAGGAGTAA